The proteins below are encoded in one region of Thermococcus peptonophilus:
- a CDS encoding glycerophosphodiester phosphodiesterase family protein, whose amino-acid sequence MEVLTLGHRGVRGKLENTVPAFKRALRWADGVEMDVRVAVDGKLVVHHDGGFWSNGNYYLVSELTFKDLKRLHPLGKLVPSVKEVIRSVSGFFDFDVKEPEAVEPLLSLVEKNSLFASSVFSADNPDIVKKLISECPDCRVGFSITGYSNAIVLPTLRGLYSVHVPIDAVSYVGFRNLVAILRTARKRGLKIFLWNYRMDELTWVPRFLPFVDAVISDDPARLRKAFMNDAY is encoded by the coding sequence GCGTCAGGGGAAAGCTCGAAAATACCGTTCCAGCCTTCAAAAGGGCCCTTAGATGGGCGGACGGTGTTGAGATGGACGTCAGGGTTGCTGTAGATGGTAAGCTTGTAGTCCACCACGATGGGGGCTTCTGGAGCAATGGAAATTACTATCTGGTTTCTGAGCTGACGTTTAAAGATCTAAAGCGCCTTCACCCTCTTGGAAAGCTCGTTCCGAGCGTTAAGGAAGTGATCAGGAGTGTTTCGGGCTTTTTCGATTTTGATGTCAAAGAACCTGAAGCCGTTGAACCGCTTTTGAGCCTGGTTGAGAAGAACTCTCTTTTTGCATCCTCGGTGTTTTCAGCGGATAATCCTGATATTGTGAAGAAACTGATCTCTGAGTGTCCGGACTGCAGGGTGGGCTTCTCAATAACCGGTTATTCAAACGCTATTGTTCTCCCGACTTTGAGAGGTCTCTATTCCGTCCACGTCCCGATAGATGCAGTTTCATACGTTGGTTTCAGGAATCTGGTGGCGATTCTCCGGACTGCCCGAAAAAGAGGCCTTAAGATCTTCCTCTGGAACTACAGGATGGACGAGCTAACCTGGGTCCCAAGGTTTCTACCATTTGTTGATGCGGTCATCTCCGACGATCCAGCGAGGCTGAGAAAAGCTTTTATGAACGATGCGTATTGA
- a CDS encoding glycerophosphodiester phosphodiesterase family protein: MWERDRIIVLGHRGYMSDYPENTLLSFRKAVGAGADGIELDVWLTKDGRVVVMHDETIDRTSNMKGRQKDMTLEELKKADVGQGERIPTLEEVFEAIPKDALVNVEVKDRDAAREVAKIVAENNPDRVMISSFDIDALREYRKYDDETTMGLLIDREEVVPLIPKLKDELNLWSVNVPMEAIPIIGLEKTFQAIQWARSLGLKVVLWTENDVLFYKDDNLAKLKGLFEVVIANDVVRMIEYLKKLGLR; the protein is encoded by the coding sequence ATGTGGGAGCGCGATAGGATTATCGTCCTCGGACACAGGGGGTACATGAGCGACTATCCCGAAAACACCCTTCTCTCCTTCAGGAAGGCGGTCGGGGCAGGTGCGGACGGCATAGAGCTGGACGTCTGGCTTACAAAGGACGGGCGCGTAGTGGTGATGCACGACGAGACCATAGACCGGACGAGTAACATGAAGGGCAGGCAGAAAGACATGACCCTCGAAGAACTCAAGAAAGCGGATGTTGGACAGGGTGAGAGAATCCCGACTCTTGAAGAGGTCTTTGAGGCCATTCCGAAGGATGCGCTTGTGAACGTTGAGGTGAAGGACAGAGACGCCGCCCGCGAGGTTGCTAAAATCGTCGCCGAGAACAACCCCGATAGGGTAATGATATCATCCTTCGATATAGATGCCCTCCGCGAGTACAGAAAGTACGACGATGAGACAACAATGGGCCTCCTCATAGACCGCGAGGAGGTAGTGCCTCTAATCCCGAAGCTCAAGGACGAGCTCAACCTCTGGTCGGTGAACGTCCCCATGGAAGCAATTCCCATAATCGGGCTTGAAAAAACCTTCCAGGCAATTCAGTGGGCCCGTTCTCTGGGCCTGAAGGTTGTCCTGTGGACTGAAAACGACGTTCTGTTTTACAAGGACGACAACCTCGCCAAGCTGAAGGGGCTCTTTGAAGTGGTCATAGCGAACGACGTGGTGAGGATGATAGAGTATCTCAAAAAGCTAGGACTTAGATGA
- the glpK gene encoding glycerol kinase GlpK: MEKFILSLDEGTTSARAIIFDRESNIHGMGQYEFPQHYPKPGWVEHNPEEIWDAQIRAIKTAIEKAKIEPNQIAAIGVTNQRETTLVWDKEGRPLYNAIVWQCRRTAEMIEDIKREYGTMIKEKTGLVPDAYFSASKLKWLLDNVPGLREKAEKGEVMFGTVDTFLIYRLTGEHVTDYSNASRTMLFNIKKLEWDEELLELFNIPESVLPEVRESSEIYGFTKREILGAEIPVSGDAGDQQAALFGQAAFETGMVKATYGTGSFILANTGKMVRYSENLLTTIAWGLNGRVNYALEGSIFVTGAAVQWLRDGIKIIKHASETEELAKKLASNEGVYFVPAFVGLGAPYWDQFARGLIIGITRGTGREHLARATLEAIAYLTRDVVEEMEKLVGIKDLRVDGGATKNDFLMQFQADILNRRVIRPVVKETTALGAAYLAGLAVGYWDSVEEIAELWKAEKVFEPNMDEETRERLYRGWKEAVKRARGWAKVVEATS, encoded by the coding sequence GTGGAGAAGTTCATACTTTCTCTCGATGAGGGCACAACTTCTGCCAGGGCGATAATCTTCGACAGGGAGAGCAACATCCACGGTATGGGCCAGTACGAGTTTCCACAGCACTATCCAAAGCCAGGATGGGTCGAGCACAACCCCGAGGAGATATGGGATGCCCAGATTCGGGCGATAAAGACCGCGATCGAGAAGGCTAAAATCGAGCCGAACCAGATAGCGGCGATAGGAGTTACCAACCAGCGCGAGACGACGCTCGTGTGGGACAAAGAAGGAAGGCCACTCTACAACGCAATAGTCTGGCAGTGCAGAAGAACAGCAGAGATGATAGAAGACATCAAGAGGGAATACGGGACGATGATCAAGGAGAAAACCGGTCTCGTTCCCGATGCCTACTTCTCTGCCTCAAAGCTCAAGTGGCTCCTCGACAATGTTCCAGGCCTTCGAGAAAAAGCTGAGAAGGGCGAGGTAATGTTTGGAACGGTTGATACTTTCCTTATCTATCGCCTTACTGGAGAGCACGTTACTGACTACTCCAACGCTTCAAGGACGATGCTCTTCAACATCAAAAAGCTCGAATGGGACGAGGAACTCCTTGAGCTCTTCAACATTCCTGAGAGCGTCCTTCCCGAGGTCAGGGAGTCGAGTGAGATCTACGGCTTCACGAAAAGGGAAATTCTCGGCGCTGAGATCCCGGTGAGCGGTGACGCTGGCGACCAGCAGGCGGCCCTCTTCGGCCAGGCGGCCTTCGAGACGGGAATGGTTAAGGCCACCTACGGGACGGGGAGCTTTATCTTGGCCAACACCGGCAAGATGGTCCGCTATTCCGAAAACCTTCTAACTACCATAGCATGGGGTCTTAACGGGAGGGTAAACTACGCCCTAGAGGGGAGCATCTTCGTTACAGGTGCCGCTGTCCAGTGGCTCAGAGACGGAATAAAGATAATCAAACACGCCTCAGAAACAGAGGAACTCGCTAAAAAACTCGCGAGTAACGAAGGTGTGTACTTTGTTCCCGCCTTTGTGGGTCTCGGTGCGCCTTACTGGGACCAGTTTGCCCGCGGTCTGATAATCGGAATAACTCGCGGCACTGGTAGGGAGCACCTCGCAAGGGCGACGCTTGAAGCCATAGCTTACCTTACTCGGGATGTTGTTGAGGAAATGGAGAAGCTTGTTGGGATTAAAGACCTGCGCGTTGACGGTGGGGCCACTAAGAACGACTTCCTCATGCAGTTCCAGGCAGACATCCTGAACAGGAGAGTCATCAGACCCGTCGTTAAGGAGACAACAGCCCTTGGAGCAGCTTACCTCGCCGGACTCGCAGTAGGTTACTGGGACAGTGTTGAGGAGATAGCCGAGCTGTGGAAAGCTGAGAAAGTGTTTGAGCCGAACATGGACGAAGAAACAAGGGAAAGGCTCTACCGCGGGTGGAAAGAAGCAGTGAAGAGGGCCAGGGGATGGGCAAAGGTCGTTGAAGCTACCTCCTGA